Genomic segment of Streptomyces longhuiensis:
AACCCCGCCGAGGAACGCCTCGCCCGTCCTCTCACCCTGCTGCCCGGTACCCCCGAACTCGAGCGCTACCGCTCCTCACGGCTCATCTCGTTCCGGTCGTTCGACATCGAGGTCGCCGTGGACGCGCCGGGCGAGGGCGTCCTCGTCTCGCACGGGGACCAGGGCGGCGGCTACGTCCTCTACGCGGAGGACGGCCGGCTGCGCTTCGCCTACAACGAGTACGGCGTGCTCCACGAGACCGACGCGGGGCCGGTACCGGAGGGTCCGTACGAGGTCACCGTCGCCGCGACCGCCGAGAAGGGCCTGCGCTGGCGGTTCTCGGTCGCCGTCGACGGTGTGGAGCGCGCCGCGCCGGACAGCGTGCACCAGCTCATCGGCATGGCGCCGTTCCAGGGCATCAGCGTCGGCGTCGACCGCAGGTCGCCGGTGTCCTGGCCGGTACACGAGCGGCACGGAAGCTTCCGCCACGCAGGGCGACTCAGGTCCGTGACCTACCGCCCGGGAGCGCCCGCGCCGGATTCCCCGGCGGCCGTGGCCGCCGCCCTGCGTGAAGCGGCGGCGGCCTTCGAGTGACGTGTCGACGGTCCTCAGGCGGGACGCAGCCACACTGTCGCCAGTGGCGGCACGGTCAGACGGAGTGAGACGGGCCGGCCGTGGCTCGGCTCCGGGTCCGGCTTGAGGACACCGGAGTTGACGATGTCGCCGCCGCCGTACCGTGCCGCGTCCGTGTTGAGGACCTCGGACCAGCCGGGGACCGAGTCGGGCACGCCGAGCCGGTAGTTCTCGCGGACCGCCGGGGAGAAGTTGCACACGGCCAGCAGGGGAGTGCCGTCCGCCGCGAACCGCAGGAAGGCGAGGACGTTGTCGTCGGCCGCGTCCGCGGTGATCCACGAGAATCCCGCGGGCGTGGTGTCCCGTTCCCAGAGGGCGGGAGCGGCCGCGTACTCGCGGTTGAGGTCGCGCACCAGGTCGAGGACTCCACGGTGGTCCGGCTCGGCGTCGTAGGCCGGGTCGAGGAGCCACCAGTCCGGGCCGTGCGCCTCCGACCACTCGGCCCCCTGCGCGAACTCCTGCCCCATGAACAGGAGTTGCTTGCCGGGGTGGGCCCACATGAAGCCGAGGTACGCGCGGTGGTCGGCGCGCCGCTGCCACCAGTCGCCGGGCATCTTCGACACGAGGGCGCGCTTGCCGTGCACCACTTCGTCGTGCGAGAGGGGAAGGAGGTAGTTCTCGCTGTAGGCGTACACCATCGAGAACGTCAGCTCGTTGTGGTGGTACTTGCGGTGCACGGGCTCGTGCACGATGTACGCCAGCGAGTCATGGCTCCAGCCCATGTTCCACTTCAGGCCGAAGCCGAGGCCGCCGAAACCGTGGGGGCCGATGTGGTGGGTCTGCCGCGTGACGCCGTCCCACGCGGTCGACTCCTCGGCGATGGTGACGACACCCGGGCAGCGCCGGTACACGGTGGCGTTCATCTCCTGGAGGAAGGCCACGGCGTCGAGGTTCTCGCGGCCGCCGTGCTCGTTCGGCGACCACTGGCCTTCCTCGCGCGAGTAGTCGAGGTAGAGCATGGAGGCCACGGCGTCGACCCGCAGGCCGTCGATGTGGAACTCCTCGCACCAGTACACGGCGTTGGCCACGAGGAAGTTGCGGACCTCCTTGCGGCCGTAGTCGAACTCGAGAGTGCCCCAGTCCGGGTGCTCGGCGCGGCGTGGGTCCTGCGGCTCGTACAGGGCGGTGCCGTCGAAGCCGGCCAGCGCCCAGTCGTCCTTCGGGAAGTGGGCCGGCACCCAGTCCATGATCACGCCGATCCCCGCCTGGTGCAGGGTGTCGACGAGGTGGCGGAAGTCGTCGGGGGAGCCCATGCGGGACGTAGGGGCGTAGAAGCCGGTGACCTGGTAGCCCCACGACCCGCCGAAGGGATGCTCGGCCACCGGCATGAACTCGACGTGGGTGAAGCCCAGATCGCTCACATAGGCGGCGAGCTGGTCGGCGAGCTCGCGGTAGTCCAGTCCCGGCCGCCACGACGGCAGATGCACCTCGTACACCGAGAAGGGCGCCTCGTGCACCGGACGCTTCCCGCGCCGCTTCATCCACGCCGCGTCCCCCCACGTGTGGGACGACGCCGTCACGACGGACGCGGTGGCGGGCGGCACCTCGGTGCGCCGGGCCAGGGGGTCCGCGCGCACGGTGTGCGAACCGTCGGGGCGGGTGATGTCGAACTTGTACAGCGTTCCCTCGCCGATGCCTGGCAGGAACAGCTCCCACACGCCCGACGAACCGAGCGACCGCATAGGGAACGCGGTGCCGTCCCACGCGCAGAAGTCACCGCAGACGCGCACGCCCCGGGCGTTCGGCGCCCACACCGTGAACCGGGTGCCCGCGACGCCTTCGTGCGTCATCGGCTGGGCGCCGAGAGCGGTCCACAGCTCCTCGTGCCGGCCCTCGCCGATCAGATGCAGGTCGAACTCCCCGAGCGCGGGCAGGAAGCGATAGGGGTCATCGACTTCCCTCTCGTCCCCGTCGTACGTCACGAGCAGCGTGTACGCGGGAATCGCGTCGAGCGGCAGCACCGCGGTGAACAGACCGTCACCCTCGTCGCGCAGCTCCACGCGCCGGCCCTCGACCGACACGGCGACGGCCTGGGCGTACGGCCGCAGCACACGGAACGCGACACCGCCGTCCACCGGGTGCGCGCCCAGCAGGGCGTGCGGGTCGTGATGCTCACCCCACAGGAGACGTCCGCGGTCCGACCCGTCCAGCTCG
This window contains:
- the glgB gene encoding 1,4-alpha-glucan branching enzyme, producing MPAPELDGSDRGRLLWGEHHDPHALLGAHPVDGGVAFRVLRPYAQAVAVSVEGRRVELRDEGDGLFTAVLPLDAIPAYTLLVTYDGDEREVDDPYRFLPALGEFDLHLIGEGRHEELWTALGAQPMTHEGVAGTRFTVWAPNARGVRVCGDFCAWDGTAFPMRSLGSSGVWELFLPGIGEGTLYKFDITRPDGSHTVRADPLARRTEVPPATASVVTASSHTWGDAAWMKRRGKRPVHEAPFSVYEVHLPSWRPGLDYRELADQLAAYVSDLGFTHVEFMPVAEHPFGGSWGYQVTGFYAPTSRMGSPDDFRHLVDTLHQAGIGVIMDWVPAHFPKDDWALAGFDGTALYEPQDPRRAEHPDWGTLEFDYGRKEVRNFLVANAVYWCEEFHIDGLRVDAVASMLYLDYSREEGQWSPNEHGGRENLDAVAFLQEMNATVYRRCPGVVTIAEESTAWDGVTRQTHHIGPHGFGGLGFGLKWNMGWSHDSLAYIVHEPVHRKYHHNELTFSMVYAYSENYLLPLSHDEVVHGKRALVSKMPGDWWQRRADHRAYLGFMWAHPGKQLLFMGQEFAQGAEWSEAHGPDWWLLDPAYDAEPDHRGVLDLVRDLNREYAAAPALWERDTTPAGFSWITADAADDNVLAFLRFAADGTPLLAVCNFSPAVRENYRLGVPDSVPGWSEVLNTDAARYGGGDIVNSGVLKPDPEPSHGRPVSLRLTVPPLATVWLRPA